In one window of uncultured Acetobacteroides sp. DNA:
- the dtd gene encoding D-aminoacyl-tRNA deacylase produces MRAVVQRVAKASVSIDGEVKSSIGGGLLVLVGIEDADTSEDVEWLSGKIVRMRIFEDEQGVMNRSVVEAEGDIIVVSQFTLHASTKKGNRPSYIKASKPDFAIPMYNQLVAQVERDLGKPVGTGIFGADMQVELLNDGPVTIIIDTKNRE; encoded by the coding sequence ATGAGAGCAGTAGTTCAGCGGGTGGCAAAGGCTTCGGTTTCTATCGATGGCGAGGTAAAGTCTTCGATAGGCGGGGGACTGCTTGTCCTTGTAGGGATAGAGGATGCCGATACCTCGGAGGATGTTGAGTGGCTTAGCGGAAAGATCGTTCGGATGCGCATCTTTGAGGATGAGCAAGGGGTGATGAACCGTTCGGTTGTAGAGGCTGAGGGCGACATCATCGTTGTTAGCCAGTTTACGCTACACGCCTCCACCAAGAAGGGGAATCGGCCATCGTACATCAAGGCATCTAAGCCCGATTTCGCCATACCGATGTACAACCAGCTTGTAGCCCAGGTGGAGCGCGATCTGGGTAAGCCTGTGGGTACGGGAATCTTTGGCGCCGATATGCAGGTGGAGCTGCTCAACGATGGTCCTGTTACCATCATCATCGATACTAAAAACCGGGAGTAA
- a CDS encoding nucleotide pyrophosphohydrolase has product MTIEEAQARVDAWIKEYGVRYFNEMTNLAVLMEEVGEVARIMARRYGEQSEKESDKGKRLDDELADVLFVLMCIANQTGIDLTQALEKNLEKKTLRDANRHKQNPKL; this is encoded by the coding sequence ATGACTATAGAGGAGGCTCAAGCCCGCGTGGATGCGTGGATTAAGGAGTACGGCGTGCGCTACTTTAACGAGATGACCAACCTTGCCGTTCTGATGGAGGAGGTGGGCGAGGTGGCGCGCATCATGGCTCGGCGCTACGGCGAGCAGTCGGAGAAGGAGAGCGACAAGGGCAAGCGGCTAGACGACGAGCTGGCCGATGTGCTGTTTGTGCTGATGTGCATTGCCAACCAAACCGGCATCGACCTTACCCAGGCCCTCGAAAAGAATCTGGAGAAGAAAACGCTGCGCGATGCCAACCGGCATAAGCAGAACCCTAAGCTGTAG
- the ung gene encoding uracil-DNA glycosylase, translating to MEASKKPDIHESWYKVLNEEFEKEYFKSLKAFLVEEKKHHVVYPPGPLIFNAFNATPLDQVKVVILGQDPYHGPGQAHGLCFSVPEGVQPPPSLVNIFKEQNADLGIPRPQHGNLTSWAKQGVLLLNATLTVRAHTAGSHQKKGWETFTDAAIKAVSDNLSGVVFLLWGNYAQAKGSIIDTSKHHILKSVHPSPLSASRGFLGCKHFSKTNELLKAQGKEPISWQLQ from the coding sequence ATGGAAGCAAGCAAGAAGCCCGACATACACGAAAGCTGGTACAAGGTGCTCAACGAGGAGTTCGAGAAGGAGTACTTTAAGTCGCTGAAAGCATTTTTGGTGGAGGAGAAGAAGCACCACGTGGTTTACCCTCCAGGGCCGCTTATCTTCAACGCCTTTAACGCCACCCCGCTCGACCAGGTGAAGGTGGTAATCCTAGGGCAGGACCCCTACCACGGCCCCGGCCAGGCGCACGGGCTATGCTTCTCGGTGCCCGAGGGCGTACAGCCGCCCCCATCGCTGGTAAACATCTTTAAGGAGCAAAATGCCGATTTGGGAATCCCACGCCCGCAACACGGCAACCTTACCTCGTGGGCCAAGCAGGGCGTGCTCCTGCTCAATGCAACCCTGACTGTGAGGGCGCATACCGCCGGCTCGCACCAGAAGAAGGGCTGGGAAACCTTTACCGACGCGGCCATAAAAGCCGTTTCCGACAACCTTTCGGGGGTAGTATTCCTGCTCTGGGGCAACTACGCGCAGGCCAAGGGCTCGATCATCGACACGTCGAAGCACCATATCCTAAAGTCGGTGCACCCCTCGCCGCTATCGGCCTCGCGGGGTTTCCTGGGATGCAAGCACTTCTCGAAGACCAACGAGCTGCTGAAGGCGCAGGGCAAGGAGCCCATCAGCTGGCAGCTGCAGTAG